The genomic stretch CGGCGTAGAACAATCCTTTTTTGAAACTGCTCCACCAAATCCTGATGTACAGCATCAGTTTTAGCCACGACCAAAAGTCCACTAGTTAGGCGATCCAAACGGTGCACAATCCCCGGTCTGATACTAGCTTGTTGGGAAAGAGTAGTACAGTGGGCCAACAAACCATTAACTAAAGTACCAGAATAAACATCCCCCACAGGATGAACCAATAAATTGGCAGGTTTATTAACTACCAATAAGGCCTGATCCTCATATAAAATTTCCAAAGGCATTTTTTCCGGCTGGAGCACAATTTTAGTTTCCAAAGGCAATTCATAAACTATTTTTTCTCCTGCCCTTAAACGATAGCTAGCTTTAACCACTCGACCTGCTGCCCGTACTTTTCCAGCATTCAGCATTTTTTGAATACGTGAACGTGATAAATCTTTTAAAACCTTACTTAAATAAAGATCAATTCTTTGACCAGCATCTTCTTCCGCAACAATTAACTCAGGCAACACACTACTCCTTTTCTAAAAATAAAATCTGCCAAACTAAAAAAAGCATACCGCAAACAATGGCCACATCCGCTAAATTAAACACATAAGGCCAGAAACCACGAAAATCTAAAAAATCGATGACCACACCCCGATAAAAGCGATCAATTAAATTACCACAAATTCCCCCCGTCAATAAAGCCAATGTTAAAGATAAAAAGCACTGCTTTACCTTCAGAGTAAATTGCAAATAAATGATTACGGCTAAAGCCAAAAAGGCCATGCAGATGAAAAACCATTTCTGTCCAGGTAGCAAACCAAAAGCAGCACCGGAATTTTGCAGATAAGTAATATGAAAAAAACTTTTAATTACCGGAATGGTTTGTCCTAAAGAGAGCTCTTTCATCACCCAATATTTACTTCCCCAATCCAAAAAAATAATTAAAAAGACCAAAAGCCAAAAAAACATTTTTTTCATCCCAAACTTATTTTTTCAAACTTTCATTAACCAATTGAATCAAATCAGCTATAAAATCACTAATTAAAGGGAGATTTAGTAAAACTATTTGTTTTAATAAAGCCAGCAGCACCGCACCGAGAATTGTAAAACCGACGGCCATTCCTAGGCCGCGGGCCATACCGGCCAAAAAATTAGACAAAAAGAGATGCTGTCGATTATTTAAAAACTCCACATATTCTCTAATTTTAATGTTTTCCAAAGCAGTAACCATCTTTTGTAAATGCTTTTCCACATCTGTTAAAACATCATTTTTTTTAGGTTCCTGCATTAAAAATCCTCCCAAATCTAGCTAATCATAATTACCCAAAGCACGAATAACAATACTAATCGCTGCTGAGTAAATATCCTTACAAACATCTTCTATTTGAACAATTTCCTTTTCCCGCAAACCCTGCCAAGTCATAATTCCCTTACCAGTAAGCAGTAAAATTACTTGCCAGTCCCAAAATAAGAATTCAGATAAAAAAGCATTATCAGTTAGCAAGTAACTCTCCGCCAAACTAATTTTCCGTTCCCGTATTAAATGTAATAAACTTTCTTCTTTACCATTCCAATACAATAAAGAAAAATTATGTGTAGACAACTGCCCCTGCAGCCATTGATATTCCTGCCACTCAGGGGTTCCCAAAACCAACAAATAGCCCCGCCGTTTTAAAAATCGCAAAGCTGGCTTAGTAGCAGTATAAAGTTCTAAACCTGATGGCTTTTGTAAAAAATAAACTGTTCCCATGCCTGAAAAAAAGATTGCTTTAGCCATAAATGGCTCACCCCCGTCCTATTAATATATGAACAGGGATAAAAGAGGGTGTCTTATGCTTGTGGACGCCATCTTAAAACAGGCTGTCTAGCTGCACGAGCCTCATCCAATCTTCCCAAAGGTGTCTTTTCCGGAGCACGAGCCAATTGTTCCGGAGTTTCTTTAATAATTTGCCGCATTACCTCTGCAAACCGATCTAAAGTCGCTTTGCTTTCCGTTTCCGTCGGTTCTATCAATAAAGCCTCTGCTACCAATAACGGAAAATAAACTGTAGGTGGATGATAACCATAATCCATAAGACGTTTAGCAATATCCAAAGTTCGTATTTTCTTTTCAGAAGGCGGAGTAACTACAAACTCATGCATACAAGGTCCCGGAAAAGGCTTATGATAATCCGAAGACAATAAATGTAATAAATAATTGGCATTTAATACAGCCATCGCACTAGCCTGCCGCAATCCCGCGGCCCCCAACATCAATAAATAAGTATAAGCCTTAACAACTACAGAAAAATTCCCATAAAAAGCCTTGACACTACCAATTGAATGTGGTCTTTGGTCATCTAAATAATAGATTTCCTTTTCCGGATGATATTTAATTAGTGGTTGTGGTAAAAATGGTTCCAAAAACTCTTTAACACCGACTGGTCCCGAACCCGGCCCACCACCACCATGAGGAGTAGCAAAGGTTTTATGTAAATTAAAATGGACTACATCAAAGCCCATATCACCAGGACGCGAATAACCCATAATAGCATTCATGTTGGCCCCATCATAATATAATAATCCGCCAGCAGCATGCACAATTTCAGCGATTTCTTCAATTTCAGTTTCAAACAAGCCCAATGTATTGGGATTAGTTAACATTAAAGCAGCCGTGTCCGGACCTACCACCCTTTTTAAAGCAGCCAAATCCACGCGGCCATCTTCTTGAGAAGGTATCTGAATAATTTCACAAGCAGCCAAAGAGGCTGTAGCTGGATTAGTACCATGTGCTGCTTCAGGTATAATTACTTTATTACGCTGCATTTCACCACGAAAAGCATGATAAGCCATAATTATAAAAAGTCCAG from Clostridia bacterium encodes the following:
- a CDS encoding RluA family pseudouridine synthase, encoding MLPELIVAEEDAGQRIDLYLSKVLKDLSRSRIQKMLNAGKVRAAGRVVKASYRLRAGEKIVYELPLETKIVLQPEKMPLEILYEDQALLVVNKPANLLVHPVGDVYSGTLVNGLLAHCTTLSQQASIRPGIVHRLDRLTSGLLVVAKTDAVHQDLVEQFQKRIVLRRYLVLVHGVVNEPGGLIQAPLGRDPHRRLHWTVVSQGGREALTYYRLVEQFTAYSLLVCDLKTGRTHQLRVHLAYLGHPVVGDSKYGFQNKALGLKGHGLHAWTLGFYHPLNGKWLCFRVSPPADFEEALQRLQSKKGIKFFKKGGKEDEH
- a CDS encoding aminomethyl-transferring glycine dehydrogenase subunit GcvPB — translated: MEKLIFEKGVAGRQGNYVAPLDVPEHALTNLLPEKLIRKQAPLLPELTEGEVVRHYTRLSNLNYGVDTGFYPLGSCTMKYNPKLNEVVAALPGFSSLHPYQPVESVQGALELMARTEKMLAEIAGMDAFTLQPAAGAHGELTGLFIIMAYHAFRGEMQRNKVIIPEAAHGTNPATASLAACEIIQIPSQEDGRVDLAALKRVVGPDTAALMLTNPNTLGLFETEIEEIAEIVHAAGGLLYYDGANMNAIMGYSRPGDMGFDVVHFNLHKTFATPHGGGGPGSGPVGVKEFLEPFLPQPLIKYHPEKEIYYLDDQRPHSIGSVKAFYGNFSVVVKAYTYLLMLGAAGLRQASAMAVLNANYLLHLLSSDYHKPFPGPCMHEFVVTPPSEKKIRTLDIAKRLMDYGYHPPTVYFPLLVAEALLIEPTETESKATLDRFAEVMRQIIKETPEQLARAPEKTPLGRLDEARAARQPVLRWRPQA
- the lspA gene encoding signal peptidase II; the protein is MFFWLLVFLIIFLDWGSKYWVMKELSLGQTIPVIKSFFHITYLQNSGAAFGLLPGQKWFFICMAFLALAVIIYLQFTLKVKQCFLSLTLALLTGGICGNLIDRFYRGVVIDFLDFRGFWPYVFNLADVAIVCGMLFLVWQILFLEKE